The proteins below come from a single Miscanthus floridulus cultivar M001 chromosome 1, ASM1932011v1, whole genome shotgun sequence genomic window:
- the LOC136471508 gene encoding probable anion transporter 7 has protein sequence MVRMRFPKRYLIVLLTFICTNVCYIERVGFSIAYTVAADAIGVNQANKGMILSMFYYGYVLSQIPGGWAAQRVGGRRVLLLSFVLWSMICGLIPLDPNRVTILVLSRLFVGVAQGFIFPAIHTVLAQWVPPQERSRSVSLTTSGMYLGAACGMLFFPSLVKHTGPQSVFFVEAVLGVAWSVIWLKFSSDPPRTDLPKVSMPKVASRDMIKAQAGGVVAPRTVKIPWRRIIFSLPVWAIVVNNFTFHYALYVLMNWLPTYFELGLKLSLQDMGSSKMLPYFNMFIFSNIGGVIADHLITRRILSVTKTRKLLNTIGFIVSAFALMALPLFSTPSGTVMCSALSLGFLALGRAGFAVNHMDVAPKFAGIVMGVSNTAGTLAGIVGVGLTGNILEAAKASNKDLTDSETWKTVFFVPAYLCIFSSVIFLIFSTGEKIFE, from the coding sequence ATGGTGAGAATGAGGTTCCCGAAACGTTATCTCATAGTATTGCTGACATTCATCTGCACAAATGTTTGCTACATTGAGCGTGTGGGTTTCTCGATTGCTTACACCGTCGCAGCTGATGCCATCGGTGTGAATCAAGCCAACAAGGGCATGATACTGTCTATGTTCTATTATGGTTATGTTTTATCACAGATTCCTGGTGGATGGGCAGCACAGAGAGTAGGAGGTAGACGTGTTCTGCTACTGTCATTTGTATTGTGGTCTATGATATGTGGTTTAATCCCACTCGATCCCAATAGAGTAACCATTCTGGTCCTTTCTCGCCTATTTGTTGGTGTAGCACAAGGTTTCATATTTCCTGCCATTCACACTGTTCTGGCACAGTGGGTGCCACCACAGGAGCGCTCTCGCTCTGTATCTCTCACTACCTCAGGGATGTATCTTGGTGCAGCCTGTGGCATGCTTTTCTTCCCAAGTCTGGTGAAGCACACAGGACCCCAGTCAGTTTTCTTTGTTGAAGCAGTGTTGGGAGTAGCATGGTCTGTAATATGGTTGAAATTTTCCAGTGATCCACCTCGTACTGATCTTCCAAAGGTATCAATGCCAAAAGTGGCATCTCGAGACATGATTAAGGCACAAGCAGGAGGGGTTGTCGCACCTCGGACGGTAAAGATCCCATGGCGAAGGATAATATTCAGTCTACCTGTTTGGGCAATCGTTGTAAACAACTTCACCTTCCACTATGCCCTGTATGTTCTTATGAACTGGCTCCCTACCTATTTTGAGCTTGGCCTTAAGCTTAGCCTCCAGGACATGGGTTCCTCAAAGATGCTTCCCTATTTCAATATGTTCATTTTCTCCAATATCGGTGGTGTGATTGCTGATCACTTGATTACAAGGAGGATTTTGTCTGTTACCAAGACAAGGAAGCTTCTGAACACCATCGGGTTCATTGTCTCAGCATTTGCACTCATGGCCCTTCCTTTATTTAGCACACCCTCAGGCACTGTAATGTGTTCAGCATTATCCCTTGGTTTTCTTGCTCTAGGAAGAGCAGGGTTTGCTGTAAACCATATGGATGTTGCTCCGAAGTTTGCAGGGATAGTGATGGGGGTCTCAAATACGGCGGGGACACTGGCTGGAATTGTTGGTGTCGGCCTCACTGGGAATATTCTGGAGGCGGCAAAGGCTTCTAACAAGGATCTAACAGACTCGGAAACCTGGAAAACAGTCTTCTTTGTTCCAGCATACCTTTGTATTTTCAGTTCTGTCATTTTTTTAATCTTTTCGACTGGTGAAAAGATCTTCGAATAA